A section of the Deltaproteobacteria bacterium genome encodes:
- a CDS encoding AarF/ABC1/UbiB kinase family protein has protein sequence MRPFVIAGRVFVMGVVVFWYLTLYGFGRLRVRLLPRGERARARARLQGRILRRVLTALGATFIKLGQVLSTRPDLLEPEVIDELKQLQDKLPPFSFERARRQIEGDLGGPVEQHFAEIEPAPVAAASVAQVHRGRLADGRVVAVKVLRPDVRQKVERDAAILRAGARLVALHPRARLSDPVGHLEHFVQGIIDQTDLRLEAAHYETFRRNFEDEPRVRFPEVHPTLSSGNVMTMEFVEGNKVDALPPGDHRPLALLLQDLVMRMCFEHGFVHADLHPGNFLVLPDGKVVLFDVGLVKRLGPGLLRQFTDFTRCMTMGDAKDMVAHLKEFHGYVGQLDWDEVERDLEVFLGHFRQLDVAQLEFGGLVNDLLALARRHRLRPMAEMVLVLVALVTIEGVGKSLHPDRNLFDETARFLGPLLARGQGLGA, from the coding sequence ATGCGTCCCTTCGTGATCGCCGGCCGGGTTTTCGTGATGGGCGTCGTGGTCTTCTGGTACCTCACGCTCTACGGCTTCGGCCGCCTGCGCGTGCGACTGCTTCCGCGGGGAGAGCGGGCCCGGGCCCGCGCGCGGCTGCAGGGCCGCATCCTGCGGCGCGTGCTCACGGCCCTCGGCGCCACCTTCATCAAGCTCGGGCAGGTGCTCAGCACGCGCCCCGACCTCCTCGAGCCCGAGGTGATCGACGAGCTCAAGCAGCTCCAGGACAAGCTGCCCCCCTTCTCCTTCGAACGGGCGCGGCGGCAGATCGAGGGGGACCTGGGCGGACCGGTCGAGCAGCACTTCGCCGAGATCGAGCCGGCCCCGGTGGCGGCGGCGAGTGTGGCCCAGGTGCACCGTGGACGCCTCGCGGACGGGCGCGTCGTGGCGGTGAAGGTGCTGCGCCCCGACGTGCGGCAGAAGGTGGAGCGCGACGCGGCCATCCTGCGCGCGGGAGCCCGGCTCGTGGCGCTGCACCCGCGTGCGCGGCTCTCGGACCCGGTCGGGCACCTCGAGCACTTCGTGCAGGGGATCATCGATCAGACCGACCTCCGGCTCGAGGCGGCGCACTACGAGACCTTCCGCCGCAACTTCGAGGACGAGCCGCGGGTGCGCTTTCCGGAGGTCCACCCGACGCTCTCGAGCGGCAACGTGATGACGATGGAGTTCGTGGAAGGGAACAAGGTGGATGCCCTCCCCCCCGGCGACCACCGCCCGCTCGCGCTGCTCCTGCAGGACCTCGTCATGCGCATGTGCTTCGAGCACGGCTTCGTCCACGCCGATCTTCACCCGGGGAACTTCCTCGTCCTTCCCGACGGAAAGGTCGTGCTCTTCGACGTGGGGCTGGTGAAACGCCTCGGTCCGGGCCTCCTGCGCCAGTTCACGGACTTCACCCGCTGCATGACGATGGGGGACGCCAAGGACATGGTGGCCCACCTGAAGGAGTTCCACGGTTACGTGGGACAGCTCGACTGGGACGAGGTGGAGCGCGACCTGGAGGTCTTTCTCGGCCACTTCCGTCAGCTCGACGTGGCGCAGCTCGAGTTCGGCGGACTGGTCAACGACCTCTTGGCGCTGGCGCGGCGGCACCGACTCCGCCCGATGGCCGAGATGGTGCTCGTCCTCGTGGCGCTCGTCACGATCGAGGGGGTCGGCAAGAGCCTCCATCCGGACCGCAACCTCTTCGACGAGACGGCGCGCTTCCTCGGTCCGTTGCTGGCCCGCGGCCAGGGCCTCGGCGCCTGA
- a CDS encoding aminopeptidase, translating to MSDPRMTRLAETLVDHSCQLQPGEKVLIEAFDLPDTRLVCELVRLARARGAHPLVEWKNNEVLRALYREGTEESLGAAGAFERARMEQMQAYIGIRGATNTSQFSDVPPPQMELYQKLWWQAVHTQVRVPKTKWVVLRYPTPSMAQAAKMSTEAFERFYYDVCTADYVQMAKDQEPLVARMSRTDRVRIVGPGTELTFSIKGIPVRPCHGQRNIPDGEVFTAPVRDSLNGVIRFNTPALYQGTVFEQVELEFRAGKIVRASCARDEARLNQIFDADEGARYVGEWSLGCNNRVRQPMLDALFDEKIGGSFHLTPGNAYDEADNGNRSCIHWDMVLIQTPEHGGGEIWFDGELVRKDGRFVPAELQGLNAGL from the coding sequence ATGTCCGACCCCCGTATGACCCGCTTGGCCGAGACCCTCGTGGACCATAGCTGCCAGCTTCAACCCGGCGAGAAGGTCCTCATCGAGGCCTTCGACCTGCCCGACACGCGGCTGGTGTGCGAGCTCGTGCGCCTGGCCCGCGCCCGTGGGGCGCACCCGCTCGTGGAGTGGAAGAACAACGAGGTGCTCCGCGCCCTCTACCGCGAGGGCACCGAGGAGAGCCTCGGCGCGGCCGGCGCCTTCGAACGCGCCCGCATGGAGCAGATGCAGGCCTACATCGGCATCCGTGGCGCGACCAACACGAGCCAGTTCTCCGACGTGCCCCCGCCCCAGATGGAGCTCTATCAGAAGCTCTGGTGGCAGGCGGTGCACACGCAGGTGCGGGTCCCGAAGACCAAGTGGGTCGTGCTCCGCTACCCCACGCCCTCGATGGCGCAGGCGGCCAAGATGAGCACCGAGGCCTTCGAGCGCTTTTACTACGACGTCTGCACGGCGGACTACGTGCAGATGGCCAAGGACCAGGAGCCGCTCGTCGCGCGCATGAGCCGCACCGACCGGGTGCGGATCGTGGGCCCCGGGACCGAGCTCACGTTCTCCATCAAGGGGATCCCGGTGCGCCCCTGCCACGGTCAGCGCAACATCCCCGACGGCGAGGTCTTCACCGCCCCGGTCCGGGACAGCCTGAACGGGGTGATCCGCTTCAACACGCCGGCCCTCTATCAGGGGACGGTCTTCGAGCAGGTGGAGCTCGAGTTCCGCGCCGGCAAGATCGTGCGCGCGAGCTGCGCGCGGGACGAGGCGCGCCTGAACCAGATCTTCGACGCCGACGAGGGGGCGCGCTACGTGGGCGAGTGGTCGCTCGGCTGCAACAACCGCGTGCGCCAGCCCATGCTCGACGCGCTCTTCGACGAGAAGATCGGCGGCTCGTTCCACCTCACGCCCGGCAACGCGTACGACGAAGCGGACAACGGCAACCGGAGCTGCATCCACTGGGACATGGTGCTGATCCAGACCCCCGAGCACGGCGGCGGCGAGATCTGGTTCGACGGCGAGCTGGTCCGCAAGGACGGCCGGTTCGTGCCCGCCGAGCTGCAGGGGCTCAACGCGGGGCTCTGA